One Chitinophaga varians DNA window includes the following coding sequences:
- a CDS encoding RNA polymerase sigma factor encodes MNTYENDMILWQKLREQDPDAFAYIYTTYRKWLMVVAYGIVQDETEAQDLVQKFFVDLWQMDWKKTGDLTGPIRNFLFISIRNRSLNHVRASEIQRKRFAQIQLPETFEAPVNILENKELQQQLSDAMSLLPTVRARVFKLGYLYQLSRQQIAERLGVSEATVKTHMALALKDLRNLLKKNVH; translated from the coding sequence ATGAACACATACGAAAACGATATGATATTGTGGCAAAAGCTAAGGGAACAAGATCCGGATGCATTTGCCTATATCTATACTACCTACCGGAAATGGTTGATGGTGGTCGCTTATGGTATTGTGCAGGATGAAACGGAAGCGCAGGACCTGGTGCAGAAGTTCTTTGTGGACCTCTGGCAAATGGACTGGAAAAAAACAGGTGATCTGACAGGACCTATCAGGAATTTCTTGTTTATCAGTATTCGCAACCGTAGCCTCAACCATGTACGTGCCAGTGAAATCCAACGCAAGCGGTTTGCTCAAATCCAGTTGCCCGAAACATTTGAAGCGCCTGTCAATATTTTAGAAAATAAGGAGCTGCAACAACAATTGTCAGATGCCATGTCCCTACTGCCGACTGTCAGGGCGCGGGTCTTTAAACTGGGGTACCTGTACCAGCTCTCACGACAACAAATAGCTGAAAGACTAGGGGTCAGCGAAGCCACAGTAAAAACACACATGGCGCTTGCCTTAAAAGATCTACGGAACCTGTTGAAAAAAAATGTGCATTGA
- a CDS encoding sensor histidine kinase, whose product MTKNNRAEKMFNRYYRIFIIPMIFLLYYLLSYLVNPYSESWTKMFKQSWKDWMTEITIMMIFCWLITELSLITARWMDRWIPWERWPIRRFIAQLCGQIISVGVLLSIFYVILSLIFGPRENEPVTVPEKLEEWQFVFVCVMLSILISAVHTGNYFLQRWKTSMLEASELELKAADLRQIAMQSQLQSLKLQLDPHFMFNNFSTLSALIEEDKTTALSFLENLSRVYRYMIVNLPNDIITLKEELRFIQAYIYLIRIRHGDNVDIRIDVPDDITGRGIPPITLQLLIENAIKHNVATGDHPLHIHIYQNEEGKLTVSNNTQRIPNVIPSTKLGLENIRNRYALLSDQAPDIKEENGMFMVMLPLLDF is encoded by the coding sequence ATGACCAAAAATAACAGAGCAGAAAAAATGTTCAACAGGTATTACCGGATATTTATCATTCCGATGATATTTCTCCTGTATTACCTGTTGTCCTACCTGGTAAATCCTTACAGCGAGTCATGGACCAAGATGTTCAAACAGAGCTGGAAGGACTGGATGACAGAGATCACCATTATGATGATCTTCTGCTGGCTGATCACGGAGCTGAGCCTGATCACCGCCCGGTGGATGGACCGGTGGATTCCCTGGGAGCGATGGCCTATCCGGCGTTTCATTGCTCAGCTCTGTGGCCAGATCATCTCCGTAGGTGTATTGCTGAGTATTTTTTACGTGATCCTCTCACTTATATTCGGGCCGAGGGAGAACGAGCCGGTCACCGTACCGGAAAAGCTGGAAGAGTGGCAGTTCGTCTTTGTGTGTGTCATGTTATCGATTTTGATCAGCGCCGTACATACCGGCAACTATTTTCTGCAACGCTGGAAAACCTCCATGCTGGAGGCTTCTGAGCTGGAACTCAAAGCTGCCGATTTACGGCAGATAGCCATGCAGTCGCAGCTGCAGTCCCTCAAACTACAGCTCGACCCGCATTTTATGTTCAATAATTTCAGTACGCTGTCTGCATTGATAGAAGAAGATAAAACCACAGCGTTGTCTTTCCTCGAAAACCTTTCGCGTGTGTACCGGTATATGATCGTCAATCTTCCCAATGATATTATCACGCTGAAAGAAGAGCTGCGTTTCATACAGGCCTACATCTACCTGATCCGCATACGGCATGGTGACAATGTGGACATCCGGATTGACGTGCCGGATGATATTACCGGCCGGGGCATCCCTCCTATCACGCTGCAGCTGCTGATAGAGAATGCCATCAAACATAATGTGGCCACCGGGGACCATCCATTGCACATTCATATTTATCAGAACGAAGAAGGAAAATTAACTGTCAGCAATAACACGCAGCGTATCCCCAATGTGATACCCTCAACCAAACTGGGCCTGGAAAATATCCGGAACCGTTATGCCCTGCTTTCCGACCAGGCACCCGATATCAAAGAAGAAAACGGGATGTTTATGGTGATGCTGCCCTTACTGGACTTTTAA
- a CDS encoding SusC/RagA family TonB-linked outer membrane protein, whose protein sequence is MIHMLLLHARRFRRLLPLLLLGGTLTTSLPVLAWSQGDQKVTLYFKEAPLSLIFKGIEKQTGLVFMYNTNQVKDNYRVSIYVKKVSLEDVLKELLSPKGIAWEYRMKTVILKPEKLTSPISAVPADSAGNVITGEIRDPNGAPLQGAFIIVKSTQKGTVSNEKGKFSLRNVPVGAILQISYTGFTPRQVTASGNAPIQVKLDVANNRLDETVVMAYGTTSRRLNTGSISKVTTEEISRQPVSNPLVALEGRVPGVLITQSSGAPGASVKVQVRGQNSLINGSEPLYIIDGIPFAPNNNNVNYLTSILSQGDAGLSPFSMINPSDIESIEVLKDADATAIYGSRGANGVVLITTKKAKSGKTTVTANINTGASTTTRGLQMMDTRQYLSMRREAFKNDGITPSSSATSPFFAPDLTIWDTTRYTNIQKLLYGGTARTLNAGISVSGGSQQTQFSISGNLHRETSVLPTDASDNSSSIKLYLHHTNPSGKLNISFTSLTNFDNNKLIAGNALNVLLPPNIPELYDSSGGLSWAKGGASFVNPLGDFLRKYKVQTSNLINNLTLEYKIIDGLSFRVSTGFNLLHLKETQLFPMASYDPATTPTGSSAFSNTNVSSWIIEPQLEYTRPLLHGKIDLLAGGTWQENKRDNTSFSLTGYTNDNLLSSVDAAPLTGNRSSEDIKYRYEALFARINYTYNNKYILNLTGRRDGSSRFGTGKRFSNFGAAGIAWIFTNEVFFSPLSGFLSFGKLRGSYGITGNDQIGDYKYLPTWTPIGAYQAGTSIRPDNLFNPAFNWEKNQKSEIALDLGFLHDKALFTVAYYRNKCSNQLVSYSLPAQTGFLNITQNLPAVIVNKGWEFELVLKVINTKVLRWNILSNLTLPSNILVSFPGLSSSPYVSTYEIGKSVNMIKQYRYTGVDPKSGIYTFEDLNHDNIINPLDFQYVGKTDPDFFGSVGSDVNYKGIQLNFLFSFRKQLGRNTQYSIYTNRSYPGLMYNQPTAVLDRWQQPGSTATYEKFTAITSSDASKQGGLFTRSSGMYSDASFIRLKNISVSYDIPEKYLKTIGLKSGKVFVQGQNLVTITNFLGDPETQSLYGIPPLKTIAGGLSIIL, encoded by the coding sequence ATGATCCATATGCTACTCCTTCATGCAAGAAGATTTCGAAGATTGCTGCCGCTGCTACTTTTAGGAGGCACGCTGACAACCTCTCTTCCCGTATTGGCCTGGAGCCAGGGAGACCAGAAGGTAACGCTCTATTTCAAAGAAGCCCCCCTGTCGCTTATTTTCAAGGGAATTGAAAAGCAGACAGGACTGGTATTTATGTATAACACCAACCAGGTAAAAGACAACTATCGGGTAAGTATATACGTAAAAAAAGTATCGTTGGAAGATGTGTTAAAAGAATTACTTTCTCCTAAAGGCATTGCCTGGGAGTACAGGATGAAAACGGTAATATTAAAACCTGAAAAACTCACATCTCCTATCAGCGCTGTGCCTGCCGATTCTGCCGGCAATGTAATAACGGGAGAAATCAGGGATCCAAACGGAGCACCGTTGCAGGGTGCATTCATCATCGTCAAATCCACACAAAAAGGCACGGTTAGCAATGAGAAAGGCAAGTTCTCGCTGAGAAACGTTCCTGTAGGGGCAATTCTACAGATTAGCTATACCGGCTTTACCCCACGTCAGGTGACCGCCTCCGGCAATGCTCCAATTCAGGTTAAGCTTGATGTGGCCAACAATCGACTGGATGAAACTGTCGTAATGGCCTATGGCACTACTTCACGTAGGTTAAACACTGGCTCCATCAGTAAGGTTACCACAGAGGAAATAAGCAGGCAGCCAGTGTCTAATCCTTTGGTGGCCCTGGAAGGCAGGGTACCTGGAGTTCTCATTACGCAAAGCAGCGGTGCTCCCGGAGCTTCTGTAAAGGTACAGGTACGTGGACAAAACTCTCTCATTAATGGATCAGAACCATTGTATATTATTGACGGGATACCTTTTGCCCCTAACAACAATAATGTCAACTATCTGACATCAATACTCAGCCAGGGCGATGCGGGCCTTAGTCCCTTTAGTATGATTAACCCAAGTGATATTGAGAGTATAGAGGTGTTAAAAGATGCGGACGCCACCGCCATTTATGGAAGCAGAGGAGCCAACGGGGTAGTTCTCATCACCACCAAAAAAGCAAAATCTGGTAAGACTACTGTTACCGCAAACATAAATACAGGAGCCAGCACAACAACCAGAGGACTGCAAATGATGGACACACGGCAATACCTTTCGATGCGCCGGGAAGCGTTCAAAAACGATGGTATAACGCCAAGTTCTTCTGCCACCTCTCCATTTTTCGCTCCGGATCTTACCATTTGGGACACCACACGATACACCAACATTCAAAAATTGCTTTACGGTGGAACTGCGAGGACACTGAATGCAGGCATATCTGTTTCAGGAGGAAGTCAGCAAACCCAGTTTTCAATTAGTGGCAATCTTCATCGGGAAACCTCTGTATTGCCAACCGATGCATCAGATAACAGCTCCTCTATAAAGTTATATTTACATCATACTAATCCGAGTGGGAAACTAAACATATCTTTTACCTCCCTGACTAATTTTGATAACAACAAATTAATTGCCGGAAACGCCTTAAATGTACTACTGCCACCAAACATACCTGAGCTCTATGATTCATCCGGGGGACTCAGCTGGGCAAAAGGTGGCGCATCATTTGTCAACCCATTAGGAGACTTTCTAAGAAAGTACAAAGTTCAAACTAGCAACCTTATTAACAATCTGACACTCGAATATAAAATAATTGATGGTTTGTCGTTCAGGGTAAGCACAGGATTTAACTTATTGCATCTTAAAGAAACCCAACTATTCCCGATGGCGTCCTATGATCCGGCTACTACTCCAACCGGCTCATCTGCATTCTCAAACACCAATGTTAGCAGTTGGATCATCGAACCTCAACTGGAGTATACAAGACCTTTGCTGCATGGAAAAATAGATCTGCTAGCCGGAGGTACCTGGCAGGAAAATAAGAGAGATAATACTTCCTTTTCTTTAACGGGTTATACCAACGATAATCTACTTTCATCAGTGGATGCAGCCCCGCTCACAGGAAACAGATCCTCTGAAGATATCAAATACCGTTATGAGGCGTTGTTTGCTCGCATTAACTACACATACAATAATAAATATATATTAAACCTAACAGGCAGACGGGATGGTTCTTCACGATTTGGAACTGGAAAACGATTCTCTAATTTTGGCGCAGCTGGTATAGCTTGGATCTTTACCAATGAGGTCTTTTTCTCTCCCCTTTCCGGTTTCCTGAGTTTTGGAAAACTAAGAGGCAGCTACGGCATCACAGGAAACGACCAAATTGGAGATTATAAATATCTTCCTACCTGGACCCCAATAGGTGCTTATCAGGCAGGAACCAGCATCCGACCTGACAATCTGTTTAATCCGGCGTTCAATTGGGAAAAAAACCAAAAAAGTGAAATTGCCCTTGATTTAGGTTTCTTGCATGATAAAGCACTTTTCACTGTAGCATACTATCGAAACAAATGTAGTAACCAACTAGTAAGCTACTCCCTTCCTGCTCAAACAGGCTTTTTAAACATCACTCAAAACCTCCCTGCTGTTATTGTCAATAAGGGTTGGGAATTTGAACTTGTTTTAAAGGTAATCAATACAAAGGTGCTTAGATGGAATATCCTGTCTAATCTGACATTACCTTCAAATATTCTTGTCAGCTTCCCGGGGCTGAGCAGTTCTCCCTACGTCAGCACCTATGAGATTGGAAAATCCGTCAATATGATAAAACAATACAGGTATACCGGTGTTGATCCCAAATCCGGTATCTATACATTCGAAGATTTAAACCATGACAATATAATTAATCCACTCGACTTCCAATATGTGGGGAAAACCGATCCTGACTTTTTTGGCTCTGTAGGGAGTGACGTCAACTATAAAGGCATCCAGCTAAATTTCCTATTTAGTTTTAGAAAGCAGCTAGGAAGAAACACCCAATACTCTATTTATACCAACAGAAGCTATCCAGGTCTTATGTACAATCAGCCAACCGCTGTACTTGACAGGTGGCAACAGCCCGGCAGTACCGCCACCTATGAAAAGTTCACCGCCATCACCAGCAGCGACGCATCAAAACAAGGCGGCCTATTCACCAGATCTAGCGGAATGTATAGCGATGCATCTTTTATCAGGCTGAAAAATATCTCTGTCAGTTATGACATACCAGAAAAATACCTTAAAACAATTGGACTAAAAAGTGGTAAAGTATTCGTCCAAGGACAAAACCTCGTCACAATAACAAACTTCTTAGGCGATCCTGAGACGCAAAGCCTTTATGGAATCCCACCTTTAAAAACAATCGCAGGTGGTTTATCAATCATATTATAA
- a CDS encoding RagB/SusD family nutrient uptake outer membrane protein, whose protein sequence is MKKQFSTSARCTFVGIAIQYTKEYTANTILFCVTTILLFTSCKKFVDVGSPSNKITTAEAFKDDANATSAVRGLYSQILATGLSPANGGITIYTGLASDELRYTGTSIDLNEFNSNAISSTNSTNRLSIWYLAYQAIYQANSCIEGITGSTGISANLKDQLLGESKFMRGFWYFYLTQLYGDVPLITTSDYNLSGSQGRSPSQEVYKLMLSDLDDAQKLLRTTYPSDGRLRPNRFTANALLSRIYLYIGNWKLAEDQANSVINSATYTLTPDLSKVFLAGSTEAIWQLSPTSVGANTREGATFLPTNSGTIPTYVISESLMNTLDTSDPRKKAWIGSKIIGTKTYYFPFKYKANILSTITTEHYMMFRLAEQYLIRAEARIRQGNIEGGISDLNVLRSRARGNNNSILPDYPKNATVNQALSYVLAERQIELITEWGNRWFDLKRFHLSGIVLKPLKLNWKETDTLLPIPAQEILLNKNLTQNNGYN, encoded by the coding sequence ATGAAAAAACAATTTTCTACATCTGCGCGATGCACCTTTGTCGGCATCGCCATCCAATATACTAAGGAATACACAGCTAACACAATACTTTTCTGCGTTACCACTATACTCTTGTTCACGTCATGCAAAAAATTTGTTGACGTCGGAAGTCCTTCCAACAAAATAACTACTGCAGAAGCTTTTAAGGATGATGCCAATGCCACTTCAGCGGTGCGGGGATTGTATTCTCAAATTCTCGCTACAGGCTTGAGCCCCGCTAATGGGGGAATAACTATCTACACCGGGCTCGCTTCAGATGAATTAAGGTATACGGGAACGTCGATAGATCTCAACGAGTTCAATTCAAACGCGATTTCCTCTACCAACTCCACTAATCGGCTTTCCATTTGGTATTTAGCATACCAAGCCATATATCAAGCCAATTCTTGTATAGAAGGAATAACCGGTAGCACAGGAATATCTGCTAATCTTAAAGATCAACTTTTAGGAGAAAGTAAATTCATGAGAGGATTTTGGTATTTCTACCTGACTCAACTATATGGAGATGTTCCTCTTATCACAACATCCGACTATAATCTTTCAGGATCACAGGGGAGATCCCCCTCTCAGGAAGTCTACAAACTAATGCTATCGGATTTAGACGATGCTCAAAAACTACTACGAACAACGTATCCTTCCGATGGACGACTCAGACCCAATCGTTTCACAGCAAATGCACTGCTATCAAGGATATACCTCTACATTGGCAATTGGAAATTGGCCGAAGATCAAGCCAATAGTGTTATTAACTCCGCTACATATACACTGACACCAGATCTTTCCAAAGTATTTCTTGCCGGGAGCACAGAAGCTATATGGCAACTATCTCCCACTTCCGTAGGAGCTAACACGCGTGAAGGCGCCACTTTTCTACCCACTAATTCAGGAACTATCCCGACCTATGTTATTAGCGAAAGCTTAATGAATACTTTAGATACGAGTGACCCAAGAAAAAAAGCCTGGATTGGAAGCAAAATCATTGGCACAAAAACCTACTACTTCCCCTTTAAATACAAAGCCAATATACTCAGCACCATAACGACAGAACACTATATGATGTTTCGCCTGGCCGAACAATACCTGATTCGTGCCGAAGCACGGATCAGACAAGGCAATATTGAAGGCGGCATAAGCGATCTGAATGTACTCAGAAGTAGAGCAAGAGGAAACAATAACAGTATACTACCTGACTATCCCAAAAATGCAACCGTAAATCAAGCGCTCTCCTATGTTCTGGCTGAAAGGCAAATTGAACTAATAACAGAGTGGGGCAACAGGTGGTTCGACTTGAAACGATTTCATCTTTCTGGAATCGTCCTGAAACCGCTAAAATTAAACTGGAAGGAGACTGACACCTTACTTCCGATCCCAGCACAAGAAATACTACTCAATAAAAATCTGACTCAAAATAACGGATACAACTAA
- a CDS encoding LytR/AlgR family response regulator transcription factor, giving the protein MRIVIVEDEKPNATRLKNLVQDICPDAEVDALLDTVTGSVAWFREHTHPDVVLMDIRLADGLSFDIFQQVPLQCPVIFTTAYDEYAIRAFKVNSIDYLLKPIEKEDLRQALDKIRKEPVQAGPTEMVQQLLEFFKQKEVSYRTRFMLPFRDGYRTVLVEDVDFVFYAANVTHLVLKDKSHVVVTQTMDELEEQLNPIQFFRANRQHIIGVHSIDRILHSFNGKLQIRLKRDPEREVLVSKEKVPLFKQWLDK; this is encoded by the coding sequence ATGAGAATTGTGATCGTAGAAGACGAAAAACCCAATGCAACCCGCTTAAAGAACCTGGTGCAGGACATCTGTCCCGATGCAGAGGTGGACGCCCTGCTGGACACCGTGACCGGCAGCGTGGCCTGGTTCCGGGAGCACACTCACCCAGACGTGGTCCTGATGGACATCCGGCTGGCCGATGGCTTGTCATTTGACATCTTCCAGCAGGTGCCGCTTCAATGCCCTGTTATCTTCACTACCGCTTATGACGAATACGCCATCCGGGCATTCAAGGTGAATAGTATTGATTACCTGTTGAAACCGATTGAGAAAGAAGACCTGCGGCAGGCGCTGGACAAGATCAGAAAAGAACCGGTGCAGGCTGGTCCGACCGAGATGGTACAACAGCTACTTGAATTTTTCAAACAAAAGGAAGTTTCCTATCGTACCCGTTTCATGCTCCCGTTCCGGGATGGGTACCGCACTGTGCTGGTAGAGGATGTTGATTTTGTATTTTATGCTGCCAATGTCACCCATCTGGTATTGAAGGACAAGTCGCATGTGGTGGTCACCCAGACGATGGACGAACTGGAAGAGCAGTTAAACCCTATTCAGTTTTTCCGTGCCAACCGGCAGCATATCATCGGAGTACACAGTATAGACCGTATACTCCACTCTTTTAACGGCAAACTGCAGATACGGCTGAAGCGGGACCCCGAGCGGGAAGTGCTGGTCAGCAAAGAAAAAGTGCCGCTGTTTAAACAGTGGTTGGACAAATGA
- a CDS encoding efflux transporter outer membrane subunit, with translation MTTNKSLLFAIAVLSSTVMACRVGKEFTRPATAVPAQYRDMAAPADSSNIGQLSWKTFFTDPALQTLIDSAIAHNFDIQTALKNAEISAQTLKTARLGNLPDINLQIQANRSYPSRNSLNGSMADQFMGTRYMDDYNANVSLSWEVVAWGKISRMKEAALAGYLASNEAARAVQTRIVSEVAQGYYNLLMLDQQRDIAARNLALNDSTLSMMQLQYQSGMINNLAIEQTAAQRQVAAALLPQLEQQIILQENALSILTGTLPASVSRSNRPSSVVTGSPLQAGVPASLLSQRPDVQAAEMAVKVANAKAGIAQASMYPALNITATAGLNTFKASNWFSIPGSLFETVAGSITQPIFQRKKLKTDWEIAKIEWEKAAIDFRKSVLTAVGEVSDALVKIDKLKAQQEMTQLRVDKLHSATKNAGLLFQSGMATYLEVITAQSNVLQSELDLASVQRAQQSAVVELYRSLGGGWK, from the coding sequence ATGACTACCAATAAATCACTGTTGTTCGCTATTGCCGTGCTTTCCAGCACGGTGATGGCCTGCAGGGTGGGCAAAGAGTTCACCAGACCGGCTACCGCGGTACCCGCCCAATACCGGGACATGGCCGCTCCGGCAGACAGCAGCAATATCGGCCAGCTGTCGTGGAAGACCTTCTTCACTGATCCGGCGCTGCAAACGCTGATCGACAGCGCCATCGCCCACAACTTCGACATACAGACCGCCCTGAAAAATGCGGAGATCTCCGCACAAACGCTCAAAACCGCCAGGCTGGGCAATCTGCCGGACATCAACCTGCAGATACAGGCCAACCGCAGCTACCCGTCCAGGAACAGCCTGAACGGCTCCATGGCCGACCAGTTTATGGGTACCCGTTATATGGACGATTACAACGCTAATGTCAGCCTGAGCTGGGAAGTTGTGGCCTGGGGTAAAATCAGCCGGATGAAAGAAGCCGCCCTGGCTGGTTACCTCGCCAGCAATGAAGCCGCCCGCGCTGTGCAGACCCGCATCGTGAGCGAAGTAGCGCAGGGGTATTACAACCTGTTGATGCTGGACCAGCAACGCGACATTGCCGCCAGAAACCTGGCGCTGAACGACAGCACCCTGTCGATGATGCAGCTGCAGTACCAGTCAGGTATGATCAACAACCTGGCCATCGAACAAACCGCCGCGCAGCGGCAGGTGGCCGCCGCCCTGCTACCCCAGCTGGAGCAGCAGATCATACTTCAGGAAAATGCGTTGAGCATCCTTACCGGCACGCTGCCCGCCAGCGTAAGCCGCAGCAACCGGCCTTCATCCGTTGTCACCGGCAGCCCCCTGCAGGCAGGCGTTCCTGCCAGTCTGCTCAGTCAACGCCCCGACGTACAGGCAGCCGAAATGGCCGTAAAAGTGGCCAATGCCAAAGCAGGCATCGCGCAGGCCAGCATGTACCCGGCCCTGAACATTACCGCCACTGCCGGCCTTAACACGTTTAAAGCCAGTAACTGGTTCAGCATACCAGGCAGCCTTTTTGAAACAGTAGCCGGCAGCATCACGCAGCCGATCTTCCAACGGAAGAAGTTAAAGACAGATTGGGAAATAGCTAAAATTGAATGGGAAAAAGCAGCCATCGACTTCAGAAAATCGGTATTGACAGCCGTTGGAGAAGTATCAGACGCCCTCGTGAAGATCGACAAACTCAAAGCGCAACAGGAGATGACGCAACTGAGGGTGGACAAGCTGCATAGCGCGACCAAAAACGCCGGCTTACTGTTTCAAAGTGGCATGGCCACCTACCTGGAAGTCATCACCGCCCAGAGCAATGTACTGCAAAGTGAGCTGGACCTCGCTTCCGTACAACGTGCCCAACAAAGCGCCGTAGTGGAACTTTACCGCTCCCTTGGCGGCGGCTGGAAATAG
- a CDS encoding FecR family protein encodes MRRNLDIQQLMTEKIGGIISAADEAYLDHLIETDGVVAAAWDETKQLFGEEDVNDNFCRFDNLLWQKMPFQTDKAVCAELLPLPVLRHKASIRIRPVIWAAAASLLMLLLAAWWLFRSPAITAPALSLTDAHAGVQLQLGNGKILNLSKDSGLLHTGTLQAINNNKTLVLPVSTIPAHMNNESLTLAVPVSKYYTIKLSDGTQVTLNSASILRFPVPFSADNREIYISGEAFLTVAKDSRHPFLVHTPQGTVQVLGTAFNVNSYDSNNVKISLVEGAVKVKNVILKPGEQAVTTNSGISIHPFDESEELSWRQGVFYFSNTSLSEIARVLPRWFGIPVIMDNNHIAGETFTGSLERSQSINTFLENLKSTTAVDYYFDKNGRLHFK; translated from the coding sequence ATGAGAAGAAATCTGGATATACAACAGCTGATGACGGAGAAAATCGGAGGCATCATCAGCGCCGCCGATGAAGCTTATCTTGACCACCTGATCGAAACGGACGGCGTGGTGGCGGCTGCGTGGGATGAAACGAAACAACTATTTGGCGAAGAAGATGTGAATGATAACTTCTGCCGCTTTGATAATCTACTATGGCAAAAAATGCCCTTCCAGACAGACAAAGCCGTCTGTGCCGAGCTCCTTCCTCTGCCTGTCCTGCGGCATAAAGCATCAATACGCATACGTCCGGTCATATGGGCAGCCGCAGCCTCCCTCTTAATGCTGCTATTGGCAGCATGGTGGCTGTTCCGCTCCCCTGCAATCACTGCTCCCGCGCTTTCACTGACCGATGCGCATGCCGGCGTTCAGCTGCAGCTAGGTAACGGGAAAATTTTAAATCTGTCTAAGGACAGCGGTCTCCTTCATACAGGCACCTTACAGGCAATCAACAATAATAAAACGCTCGTGCTGCCCGTAAGTACCATACCGGCACATATGAATAATGAAAGCTTAACATTGGCAGTGCCGGTTAGTAAATATTATACGATAAAGTTATCTGATGGAACACAGGTCACTCTTAATTCGGCCTCAATACTCCGTTTTCCGGTACCCTTCTCTGCTGACAACCGCGAGATATATATTTCAGGAGAGGCTTTCCTGACGGTGGCAAAAGATTCCAGGCATCCATTTCTGGTACACACACCACAAGGAACGGTGCAGGTACTTGGAACCGCATTTAACGTCAATAGCTATGACAGCAACAATGTTAAAATTTCACTTGTTGAAGGTGCCGTAAAAGTGAAAAATGTAATATTGAAACCTGGCGAGCAGGCCGTTACAACAAATTCGGGCATCAGTATCCATCCCTTCGACGAATCAGAAGAACTCTCCTGGCGCCAGGGCGTCTTCTATTTCTCCAATACCTCCCTGTCGGAAATAGCCCGCGTGCTTCCCCGCTGGTTCGGTATCCCCGTGATCATGGACAACAATCACATCGCCGGCGAAACCTTCACCGGAAGCCTGGAGCGGAGCCAGTCCATCAACACATTCCTGGAAAACCTGAAATCAACAACAGCCGTAGATTATTATTTCGATAAAAACGGACGCCTGCATTTTAAATAA